A stretch of Rhododendron vialii isolate Sample 1 chromosome 4a, ASM3025357v1 DNA encodes these proteins:
- the LOC131324139 gene encoding uncharacterized protein At4g14450, chloroplastic-like, protein MAEAAMRSSGNLRQPSRLQRRAPASIQISPATDWKAAIPLLSPLITSPTSDDLAAEIQSCGNSNNNNKNHHNEAEKPTAFKKWQHPAAPFSYEPAPFVPLFCTGGAVKRK, encoded by the coding sequence ATGGCCGAGGCAGCGATGAGGAGTTCAGGCAACCTCCGCCAGCCGAGCCGGTTACAGCGGCGGGCGCCGGCGTCGATACAGATCAGCCCGGCAACGGACTGGAAGGCCGCGATACCCCTCTTATCGCCGTTGATCACGTCGCCGACGTcggacgatctggcggccgagatCCAGTCTTGTGGTaatagcaacaacaacaacaaaaaccatCATAATGAGGCGGAGAAGCCGACGGCGTTCAAGAAGTGGCAGCACCCGGCGGCGCCGTTCTCCTACGAGCCGGCGCCGTTTGTGCCCTTATTTTGTACAGGAGGGGCCGTAAAGAGGAAGTAG
- the LOC131324140 gene encoding uncharacterized protein LOC131324140 — translation MVAEPWRILKMGHQVTSKNLKKHDKNQQQQPPPPLRKQTIGILSFEVANVMSKTIHLHKSLTDASLSGLKREISQSDGVLSLVSPDEAHLLDLALAEKLDDLNRIAGVVSRLGKKCSVPALQGFEHVYGDVTSGKLDVNLLGLLVKDMERTVRKMERYVSATKRLYGEIEVMNELEQATRKFAANHHEESRKAFEQKLGWQRQDVRGLKDVSLWNQGYDKVVELLARAVCTIFARVCAVFGDSVLRKEFGCEGDSHSLKDECGRKSGQIDSNRKNRKSSYGLGPVLSKGANGCNRSGPVKREQKGMNISSSEVRLYRPGDFNLDCGAGPGRLFMECLSLSSSASKVDDDDDDEVVSHDDRSSQTSGCCSVASGMRRELPNHSGCFTPAQSGVLFGGEQWHAKGGVENGSRFGPKSRLPLYAPPSTVGGAALAMHYANVIIVIEKLLRYPHLVGEDARDDLYQMLPTSLRMLLKASLKTYAKDMAIYDAPLAHDWKERLDGILRWLAPLAHNMIRWQSERNFEQQQIVMRTNVLLLQTIYFADREKTEAAICELLVGLNYICRYEHQQNALLDCASSFDFDDCADWEMPY, via the coding sequence ATGGTGGCGGAGCCTTGGAGGATTCTCAAAATGGGCCACCAGGTAACCTCAAAGAACCTCAAAAAACACGACAaaaaccaacaacaacaaccgcCGCCGCCACTCCGCAAGCAGACCATAGGCATCCTCTCCTTCGAGGTCGCCAACGTCATGTCCAAAACCATCCACCTCCACAAGTCCCTCACCGACGCCTCCCTCTCCGGCTTGAAGCGCGAGATCTCCCAGTCCGACGGCGTTTTAAGCCTCGTCTCGCCCGACGAGGCCCACCTCCTCGACCTCGCCCTGGCCGAGAAGCTCGACGACTTGAACAGAATCGCCGGGGTCGTGTCCAGGCTGGGCAAGAAGTGCTCGGTCCCCGCCCTGCAGGGATTCGAGCACGTGTACGGCGACGTGACGAGCGGCAAGCTGGACGTGAACTTGTTGGGGCTCTTGGTGAAGGACATGGAGAGGACGGTGAGGAAGATGGAGAGGTACGTGAGCGCGACCAAGCGGCTGTACGGCGAGATTGAGGTGATGAACGAGCTGGAGCAGGCGACGAGGAAGTTCGCGGCGAACCACCACGAGGAGAGCCGGAAGGCGTTCGAGCAGAAGCTGGGCTGGCAGAGGCAGGACGTGAGGGGTCTGAAGGACGTTTCGCTCTGGAACCAGGGGTACGATAAGGTTGTGGAGCTGCTGGCTAGGGCGGTTTGCACGATTTTCGCTAGGGTTTGTGCGGTGTTTGGCGATTCCGTTCTGAGGAAGGAGTTTGGTTGCGAGGGCGATTCGCATTCTTTAAAGGACGAATGTGGGCGGAAATCTGGTCAAATTGATTCAAATCGTAAAAATCGGAAGAGTTCTTATGGATTAGGACCGGTTTTGAGCAAGGGTGCTAATGGGTGTAATCGCTCGGGGCCGGTTAAGAGAGAGCAAAAGGGGATGAATATTAGTAGCTCTGAAGTGCGGTTGTATCGTCCGGGAGATTTTAATTTGGATTGTGGGGCTGGCCCTGGCAGGCTTTTCATGGAGTGTCTTAGTTTGAGCAGTTCAGCTTCCAAAGTGGATGATGATGACGACGACGAAGTTGTTAGTCATGATGATCGAAGTAGTCAAACTTCCGGGTGTTGTAGTGTTGCGAGTGGTATGAGAAGAGAGCTCCCAAATCATTCGGGTTGCTTTACTCCGGCTCAAAGTGGGGTTCTTTTTGGTGGAGAGCAATGGCATGCTAAGGGTGGTGTGGAAAATGGGTCCCGATTTGGGCCTAAAAGCAGGTTACCCCTGTATGCTCCTCCTTCCACGGTTGGAGGCGCTGCTCTAGCCATGCATTATGCAAATGTCATAATTGTGATAGAGAAATTGCTTCGGTACCCACATTTGGTTGGGGAAGACGCTAGAGACGATTTGTATCAGATGTTGCCAACAAGCTTAAGAATGTTGTTGAAGGCTAGTTTAAAGACTTACGCAAAAGACatggcaatatatgatgctccTCTTGCCCATGATTGGAAAGAGAGGCTCGATGGGATACTTAGGTGGCTTGCTCCATTAGCACATAATATGATCAGGTGGCAAAGTGAGCGGAATTTCGAACAGCAGCAGATTGTTATGCGAACAAATGTGCTTCTGTTGCAGACTATATATTTCGCTGATAGGGAAAAGACGGAGGCAGCTATATGTGAACTTCTGGTTGGGTTGAATTATATATGTCGGTATGAGCACCAGCAAAATGCGTTATTGGATTGTGCAAGCAGTTTTGACTTTGATGACTGTGCGGATTGGGAGATGCCCTACTGA